The proteins below come from a single Triticum aestivum cultivar Chinese Spring chromosome 5D, IWGSC CS RefSeq v2.1, whole genome shotgun sequence genomic window:
- the LOC123123350 gene encoding uncharacterized protein — protein sequence MAAARVVACLLAAVMCLSCEAARSPEARMHRHLKRLNKPAVKSIESPDGDIIDCVHISHQPAFDHPFLKNHTIQMRPSYHPEGLYDESKANVASSGDGERPMVQLWHRNGRCAPGTVPVRRTKKDDLMRATSMRRYGRKHKPTVANPMSVDLAMLNEGGHQHAISYVQGEKYYGAKATINVWEPKIEQPNEFSLSQLWILGGSFGEDLNSIEAGWQVSPDLYGDNNTRLFTYWTSDAYQATGCYNILCSGFVQINNEVAMGASIFPISGYSGSQYDISILIWKDPKEGHWWMQFGKEYVLGYWPSFLFSYLADSASMIEWGGEVVNSQAEGVHTSTQMGSGHFPEEGFGKASYFKNIQVVDSTNNLKAPHGMGTFTEQSNCYDVQNGNNADWGSYFYYGGPGRSANCQ from the exons ATGGCCGCTGCGCGCGTCGTCGCGTGCCTGCTGGCGGCGGTGATGTGCCTCTCCTGCGAGGCAGCGAGGTCGCCGGAGGCCAGGATGCACCGCCACCTCAAGCGCCTCAACAAGCCGGCCGTCAAGAGCATCGAG AGCCCAGACGGGGACATCATAGACTGCGTGCACATCTCGCACCAGCCGGCCTTCGACCACCCGTTCCTCAAGAACCACACCATCCAG ATGAGGCCGAGCTATCACCCGGAGGGCCTGTACGACGAGTCCAAGGCCAATGTGGcctcctccggcgacggcgagcggccGATGGTTCAGCTCTGGCACCGGAACGGCAGGTGCGCACCGGGCACCGTCCCGGTCCGGAGGACCAAGAAGGACGACTTGATGCGCGCGACCTCGATGCGGCGCTACGGCAGGAAGCACAAGCCCACGGTGGCGAACCCGATGTCGGTCGATCTCGCCATGCTCAACGAGGGCGGCCATCAG CACGCGATATCATACGTTCAGGGCGAGAAGTACTACGGCGCCAAGGCGACGATCAACGTGTGGGAGCCCAAGATCGAGCAGCCCAACGAGTTCAGCCTGTCCCAGCTGTGGATCTTGGGGGGCTCCTTCGGCGAGGACCTCAACAGCATCGAGGCTGGCTGGCAG GTTAGCCCGGACCTCTATGGGGACAACAACACAAGACTGTTCACCTACTGGACT AGTGACGCGTACCAGGCAACAGGGTGCTACAACATACTGTGCTCAGGGTTCGTCCAGATCAACAACGAGGTGGCCATGGGGGCCAGCATCTTCCCCATCTCGGGCTACTCCGGCTCGCAGTACGACATCAGCATACTCATCTGGAAG GATCCGAAGGAGGGTCACTGGTGGATGCAGTTTGGCAAGGAGTACGTGCTGGGTTACTGGCCGTCGTTCCTGTTCTCGTACCTGGCGGACAGCGCGTCGATGATCGAGTGGGGCGGGGAGGTGGTGAACTCGCAGGCGGAGGGGGTGCACACGTCGACGCAGATGGGCAGCGGGCACTTCCCGGAGGAGGGGTTCGGCAAGGCGAGCTACTTCAAGAACATCCAGGTGGTGGACAGCACCAACAACCTCAAGGCGCCCCATGGGATGGGCACCTTCACGGAGCAGTCCAACTGCTACGACGTGCAGAACGGCAACAACGCCGACTGGGGCTCCTACTTCTACTACGGCGGCCCCGGCCGGAGCGCCAACTGCCAGTGA